One window from the genome of Trabulsiella odontotermitis encodes:
- the hypA gene encoding hydrogenase maturation nickel metallochaperone HypA codes for MHELSLCQSAVEVIQRQAEQHQVARVTGVWLEIGALSCVEESAVRFSFDRVCRGTVAQGCELHIAIKPAQAWCWDCSQAVEVVSQDARCPVCQGARLRIGNGDMLVVKSIEVE; via the coding sequence ATGCATGAGTTGTCTCTGTGTCAGAGCGCGGTTGAAGTGATCCAGCGGCAGGCCGAGCAGCATCAGGTGGCACGGGTCACTGGCGTCTGGCTGGAGATTGGCGCGCTGTCCTGCGTGGAAGAAAGCGCGGTGCGCTTCAGTTTTGACCGCGTCTGTCGCGGCACGGTGGCGCAGGGTTGCGAATTACATATCGCCATTAAACCGGCGCAGGCGTGGTGCTGGGACTGCAGCCAGGCCGTGGAAGTGGTCAGTCAGGACGCCCGCTGTCCCGTTTGCCAGGGTGCGCGACTGCGTATCGGGAACGGTGACATGTTAGTGGTGAAGAGTATCGAAGTGGAATAA